A stretch of the Deinococcus sp. YIM 134068 genome encodes the following:
- a CDS encoding enoyl-CoA hydratase-related protein: MTAEPVILVETRAGIRTLTLNRPERLNAANDALLLTLTEELQKADMDPAVRVVIVTGAGRGFCAGQDLGDVSGRDMTFTEHLRATYNPLIRTLRGLGKPVITAVNGVAAGAGASLALAGDIRLWAQSASLIEVFSNIALVPDSGSTWFLPRLVGIHRAFELMALAERVGSEDAQRLGLCEHVFPDETFADEVQAYAERLAARPAHALSLTKQALNAALTSTLEGALEREAELQQLAGSHWEHEEGVRAFKEKRAPEFVREG; this comes from the coding sequence ATGACAGCCGAACCCGTGATCCTCGTGGAGACCCGCGCGGGCATCCGCACGCTGACCCTCAATCGCCCGGAACGGCTCAACGCGGCCAACGACGCCCTGCTGCTCACACTCACCGAGGAGTTGCAGAAGGCCGACATGGACCCCGCCGTGCGCGTGGTGATCGTGACGGGGGCGGGACGTGGCTTCTGCGCCGGACAGGACCTCGGGGACGTGTCGGGGCGCGACATGACCTTCACCGAGCATCTGCGGGCGACCTACAATCCGCTGATCCGCACCCTGCGCGGTCTGGGCAAACCCGTCATCACCGCCGTCAATGGGGTGGCGGCGGGGGCGGGGGCGAGCCTCGCGCTGGCGGGGGACATCCGGCTGTGGGCGCAGTCGGCGAGCCTGATCGAGGTCTTCTCCAACATCGCCCTCGTGCCCGACTCGGGAAGCACGTGGTTCCTGCCGCGTCTCGTCGGCATTCACCGCGCCTTCGAGCTGATGGCCCTCGCGGAGCGGGTGGGGTCGGAGGACGCCCAACGCCTCGGCCTGTGCGAACACGTCTTCCCCGACGAGACCTTCGCGGACGAGGTGCAGGCCTATGCCGAACGCCTCGCCGCCCGCCCCGCCCACGCCCTGAGCCTCACCAAGCAGGCGCTGAACGCCGCCCTGACGAGCACGCTGGAGGGGGCGCTGGAGCGCGAGGCCGAGTTGCAGCAACTCGCCGGAAGCCACTGGGAACACGAGGAGGGCGTGCGGGCCTTCAAGGAGAAGCGGGCACCGGAGTTCGTGCGGGAGGGGTGA
- a CDS encoding sulfurtransferase: MTSADSPLKSAAWLVEHLHDPRLRVLDCRYALTDPLVGRIAYLEGHVPGAIYADLETDLSGPVRPDGAGGRHPLPDPQVLAAWLGSGGVSNDSVVVAYDDPSTGQGFYAARAWWLLRWLGHREVHVLDGGWPAFLAAGGASSTKEPGHAPTTFTPDVQPEYVATAEDVADRDAGTLLIDSRAPARYRGDVEPLDRRAGHIPGAVNREWAGALDDQGRWRDVEAQAARLDTGDAPTIAYCGSGVSATPNLLARELAGVPLGPRNRLYAGSWSDWVSDDARAVATGEE; encoded by the coding sequence ATGACGAGCGCCGACTCACCCCTCAAGTCCGCCGCCTGGCTGGTGGAGCACCTGCACGACCCACGCCTGCGCGTTCTGGACTGCCGCTATGCCCTGACCGACCCGCTCGTCGGGCGTATCGCCTATCTGGAAGGGCACGTGCCGGGCGCGATCTATGCCGACCTTGAGACGGACCTGAGCGGCCCCGTGCGGCCTGACGGCGCGGGCGGGCGTCATCCCCTCCCCGACCCGCAAGTGCTGGCCGCGTGGCTGGGAAGCGGCGGCGTCAGCAATGACAGCGTGGTGGTGGCCTACGACGACCCGAGCACCGGGCAGGGCTTCTACGCGGCGCGGGCGTGGTGGCTGCTGCGCTGGTTGGGGCACCGGGAGGTCCACGTGCTGGACGGGGGCTGGCCCGCCTTCCTCGCGGCGGGTGGAGCATCGAGCACGAAGGAGCCGGGCCACGCGCCGACGACCTTCACGCCGGACGTGCAACCGGAGTACGTCGCCACCGCCGAGGATGTGGCAGACCGCGACGCGGGCACGCTGCTGATCGACTCGCGCGCCCCCGCCCGCTACCGGGGCGACGTGGAGCCGCTGGACCGCCGGGCCGGGCATATCCCCGGTGCCGTGAACCGCGAGTGGGCCGGGGCGCTGGACGACCAGGGACGGTGGCGGGATGTGGAAGCCCAGGCCGCGCGCTTGGACACGGGCGACGCGCCCACCATCGCCTACTGCGGCAGCGGTGTGAGCGCCACGCCCAACCTGCTGGCCCGCGAACTCGCCGGGGTGCCCCTCGGCCCGCGCAACCGCCTCTACGCTGGCTCGTGGAGCGACTGGGTGAGCGACGACGCGCGGGCAGTGGCAACCGGGGAGGAGTGA
- a CDS encoding DUF421 domain-containing protein has translation MSAGGSPEIVPFDLARMFLGDVPPLFLLEIVFRTSLMFLWLVFLLRITGKRGLAQLSPLELAIVIGLGSAAGDPMFYPEVPLLHAMLTLGLVVGFQRLLAHLVIRNETVETYIEGMPVELVRDGVMDPRALSRANLSREDLFERLRAQGVRQLGEVSRAYFEQDGNLTAFMRGDAAPAGLPVVPPWDLEPPPHLKVGTRHTGEVACTSCGTLLTPSGALPACPNCACDTWTPATTDPLGDGGGKGGQKGQGTGEGGGPGPLGTGPG, from the coding sequence GTGAGCGCCGGGGGCAGCCCGGAGATCGTGCCGTTCGACCTCGCGCGCATGTTCCTGGGAGACGTGCCGCCGCTGTTTCTGCTGGAGATCGTCTTTCGCACGTCGCTGATGTTCCTGTGGCTGGTCTTCCTGCTGCGGATCACGGGCAAGCGCGGCCTGGCGCAGCTCAGCCCTCTGGAACTCGCCATCGTGATCGGGCTGGGGTCGGCGGCGGGCGACCCGATGTTCTACCCGGAGGTGCCGCTCCTCCACGCGATGCTGACGCTGGGTCTCGTGGTGGGCTTTCAGCGCCTGCTCGCCCATCTCGTCATCCGCAACGAGACGGTGGAGACATATATCGAGGGCATGCCCGTCGAACTCGTGCGGGACGGGGTGATGGACCCACGGGCGCTCAGCCGGGCGAACCTCAGCCGGGAGGACCTGTTCGAGCGGTTGCGGGCGCAGGGGGTGAGGCAACTCGGTGAGGTGAGCCGCGCGTACTTCGAGCAGGACGGCAACCTCACTGCGTTCATGAGGGGGGACGCGGCCCCGGCGGGTCTCCCGGTCGTGCCGCCGTGGGACCTGGAGCCGCCCCCCCACCTGAAGGTCGGCACCCGGCACACGGGCGAGGTCGCCTGCACGAGTTGCGGCACCCTGCTCACGCCGAGCGGTGCCCTGCCCGCCTGCCCGAACTGCGCGTGCGACACGTGGACGCCCGCCACCACCGACCCCCTCGGCGACGGCGGCGGCAAGGGCGGGCAGAAGGGGCAGGGCACGGGGGAGGGCGGCGGGCCGGGACCGCTGGGGACGGGGCCGGGGTAA
- the mltG gene encoding endolytic transglycosylase MltG, protein MTRLQGRGTPLWVWLLLTLVVLVLLAAGGVFLYVRNLTAPAGGTAYTLTVRPGDTLSGVARTLETRGIVKNARVLRFVMDRNGTAGSLKEGMYDLDGKLNVYQVAERLAGPARVPTVSVTIPEGRRIQDIPPIFQKAGFDVAGIRQALADASLSPHAKGNLEGFVFPATYEFRVGETPRSAVQEMVARMEQEFTPANVAKARALGLSVRDWVILGSMVQAEAANDAEMPIIAGVFLNRIRDRINLGSDPTVAYGLGKDLPELDRSAGDFTKDTPYSTYTRPGLPAGPINNPGQAALLSVLSPQRKLADGRDALYFLHGLNGEIYVNNDYNAHLRDIARYR, encoded by the coding sequence GTGACCCGGCTGCAAGGCAGGGGGACACCCCTCTGGGTGTGGCTCCTCCTCACCCTCGTCGTGCTGGTGCTGCTCGCGGCGGGCGGGGTGTTCCTGTACGTGCGGAACCTCACGGCCCCGGCGGGTGGCACGGCCTATACGCTCACCGTGAGGCCCGGCGACACCCTCTCCGGCGTGGCCCGGACGCTGGAGACGCGGGGCATCGTGAAGAACGCCCGCGTCCTGCGCTTCGTCATGGACCGCAACGGCACGGCGGGGAGTCTCAAGGAGGGGATGTACGACCTCGACGGCAAGCTGAACGTCTATCAGGTGGCGGAGCGGCTGGCCGGACCCGCCCGCGTCCCCACCGTGAGCGTGACCATCCCCGAGGGGCGGCGGATTCAGGACATTCCGCCCATCTTCCAGAAGGCGGGCTTCGACGTGGCGGGCATCCGACAGGCGCTGGCCGACGCCTCCCTCAGCCCGCACGCGAAGGGGAATCTGGAGGGCTTCGTCTTCCCCGCGACCTACGAGTTCCGCGTGGGCGAGACGCCGAGGAGCGCCGTGCAGGAGATGGTGGCCCGCATGGAGCAGGAGTTCACGCCCGCGAACGTGGCGAAGGCGCGGGCGCTCGGCCTGAGCGTGCGCGACTGGGTGATCCTGGGCAGCATGGTGCAGGCCGAGGCCGCCAACGACGCGGAGATGCCCATCATCGCCGGGGTGTTCCTCAACCGCATCCGCGACAGGATCAACCTGGGCAGCGACCCCACCGTGGCCTACGGGCTGGGCAAGGACCTGCCCGAACTCGACCGCAGCGCCGGGGACTTCACGAAGGACACACCGTACTCCACCTACACCCGTCCGGGCCTCCCCGCTGGGCCGATCAACAACCCCGGTCAGGCCGCGCTCCTGAGCGTCCTCTCGCCCCAGCGCAAGCTCGCCGACGGGCGCGACGCCCTGTACTTCCTGCACGGGTTGAACGGCGAGATTTACGTCAACAACGATTACAACGCGCATCTGCGGGACATCGCTCGCTATCGCTGA
- a CDS encoding carbohydrate kinase family protein, which yields MTQEYLKHGRGPLVALGDLAWDVLARPDTMLMAGGDTTGRMELSGGGSAANLAVWARRAGHPAAFVGKIGRDRFGELATAELEDEGVTAHLTLSGEHPTGVILALIDRRGQRAMLTGQGADWELLPGELPRDVLAGAGHLHLTAWSLFRDPPRAAALEAARVAKEAGATLSLDPGSFQMIGQMGREVFLEIVDAIPFDVIFPNADEAHAMSGCADPDQGLDWRRRRYPQALVVLKLDEEGALLEGTGQPRTRVPATNDHPIDATGAGDSFGGAFLAGWLRHGDAVRAARLGAQVGGWVVSRFGARPPADAELRARLDLVRAGVGA from the coding sequence ATGACTCAGGAATACCTCAAGCACGGACGGGGGCCGCTGGTGGCGCTGGGCGACCTCGCGTGGGACGTGCTCGCCAGACCCGACACGATGCTGATGGCCGGGGGCGACACGACCGGGCGGATGGAGCTGTCGGGCGGCGGGTCGGCGGCGAACCTCGCGGTGTGGGCGCGGCGGGCCGGACACCCGGCGGCCTTCGTCGGCAAGATCGGGCGCGACCGCTTTGGCGAGCTGGCGACCGCCGAGCTGGAGGACGAGGGGGTGACGGCGCACCTCACCCTCAGCGGCGAACACCCGACCGGGGTGATCCTCGCCCTGATCGACCGCCGGGGGCAGCGGGCCATGTTGACCGGGCAGGGCGCGGACTGGGAACTCCTGCCGGGGGAGCTGCCGCGTGACGTGCTGGCCGGGGCCGGGCACCTGCACCTCACGGCGTGGAGCCTCTTCCGCGACCCACCGCGTGCCGCCGCGCTGGAGGCCGCGCGGGTGGCGAAGGAGGCGGGGGCGACCCTCAGCCTCGATCCCGGCAGCTTCCAGATGATCGGGCAGATGGGGCGCGAGGTCTTCCTGGAGATTGTGGACGCCATCCCCTTCGACGTGATCTTCCCCAACGCGGACGAGGCGCACGCGATGAGCGGTTGCGCCGACCCGGACCAGGGCCTCGACTGGCGGCGGCGGCGCTACCCACAGGCTCTCGTCGTCCTCAAGCTCGACGAGGAGGGAGCGCTGCTGGAGGGGACGGGGCAGCCGCGCACGCGCGTTCCGGCGACGAACGACCACCCCATCGACGCGACGGGCGCGGGCGACAGCTTCGGGGGCGCGTTCCTGGCCGGGTGGCTGCGGCACGGGGACGCGGTGCGGGCGGCGCGGCTGGGGGCGCAGGTGGGCGGCTGGGTGGTCTCGCGTTTCGGTGCCCGGCCCCCCGCCGACGCGGAGTTGCGCGCCCGCCTCGACCTCGTGCGGGCGGGGGTGGGCGCGTGA